A region of Alteromonadaceae bacterium 2753L.S.0a.02 DNA encodes the following proteins:
- a CDS encoding PAS domain S-box-containing protein/diguanylate cyclase (GGDEF)-like protein codes for MHYLERELTELIQVDKNLFDYLDAHLFDGIWFWNLEQPEDEWLSPGFWRTLGYDPEEKTHHSANWQAVIHPEDLEVARRDLELHCAFDNHPYDQIVRFTHKNGDTVWVRCRGVAIRDSQGNAVRMLGIHTEISRLKQIEDRYKKIISTMDRVYADLRIALEESEQLFESMPDAVLQVDHGGNIIKANTQASLLFGYTTKELIEMTVEDLVPESSRAAHFNYRTAYQKSPEVREMGGDAVNLMAQTRSGKVLYVDIRLSPIQTKYGSNTIAVIRDVTERKKLQQELERQKQDEKKLFEMSITDSLTGLYNRGYFMELAERAFKQAGRYNHGLCVMMIDIDDFKIINDNFGHAEGDRALTQIGSLLKSSIRETDVVGRIGGEEFAIYLPEASLDQGVILADKILFNIEDARSNSLVKEGAGACPSVSIGLAVKQSDDDSLSELLYRADQQLYKAKANGKARVVY; via the coding sequence ATGCACTACTTAGAGCGAGAGCTGACCGAACTGATTCAGGTCGATAAAAACCTGTTTGACTACCTGGATGCACACCTTTTCGATGGCATCTGGTTTTGGAACCTCGAGCAGCCTGAAGACGAATGGCTAAGCCCCGGCTTTTGGCGTACTTTGGGCTACGACCCCGAAGAAAAAACTCACCACTCCGCAAATTGGCAAGCCGTGATTCACCCAGAAGACCTCGAAGTAGCGCGTCGCGACCTCGAACTCCACTGTGCTTTCGATAATCACCCCTATGATCAAATTGTGCGCTTCACACATAAAAATGGCGACACAGTGTGGGTGCGTTGTCGTGGCGTTGCAATTCGCGACAGCCAGGGCAACGCGGTACGCATGCTTGGTATTCACACTGAAATATCCCGCTTAAAGCAAATCGAAGACCGCTATAAAAAAATCATCTCTACCATGGATCGTGTTTATGCAGATTTGCGTATCGCCCTGGAGGAAAGTGAGCAGCTCTTCGAGTCTATGCCAGATGCGGTACTGCAGGTGGATCACGGTGGCAATATTATTAAAGCCAACACGCAGGCTTCACTGCTGTTTGGTTACACCACTAAAGAATTAATTGAAATGACGGTGGAAGATCTGGTGCCAGAATCATCACGGGCGGCGCATTTCAATTATCGCACGGCTTACCAAAAATCACCCGAAGTGCGTGAGATGGGTGGTGACGCGGTAAACCTTATGGCACAAACACGCAGTGGTAAGGTGTTGTATGTCGATATTCGTCTGAGCCCCATACAAACCAAATACGGCAGCAATACTATCGCAGTGATACGTGATGTAACTGAGCGGAAAAAATTGCAGCAGGAATTGGAACGGCAAAAGCAGGATGAAAAGAAACTGTTTGAAATGTCGATTACCGATTCACTTACAGGTTTATACAACCGCGGTTATTTTATGGAATTAGCCGAGCGCGCGTTTAAGCAGGCGGGTAGATATAACCATGGTCTGTGCGTGATGATGATCGACATCGACGACTTCAAAATTATAAACGATAATTTTGGCCACGCCGAAGGTGATCGCGCTCTTACACAGATTGGTTCTCTTTTAAAGTCGTCTATCCGCGAAACCGACGTGGTGGGGCGTATCGGCGGTGAGGAATTTGCTATTTACCTGCCTGAAGCAAGTTTGGATCAGGGAGTCATCCTGGCGGATAAAATTCTCTTTAATATTGAAGATGCGCGCAGTAATTCTCTAGTTAAGGAAGGTGCTGGTGCCTGCCCGTCGGTAAGTATCGGTTTGGCAGTGAAGCAAAGCGACGATGATTCGCTCAGCGAACTGTTGTACAGAGCGGATCAGCAACTTTATAAAGCCAAAGCCAATGGCAAAGCGCGGGTCGTGTATTAG
- a CDS encoding 4-hydroxy-3-polyprenylbenzoate decarboxylase: MFKDLRDFIALLEKKGQLKRIQHPVSASLEITEICDRTLRAGGPALLFENVVGSDIPLLGNLFGTAERVALGMGQETVGALREVGELLAFLKEPEPPTGMKDAWEKLPIFKQVLNMSPKLVSKAPCQELVLEGDAVDLNKLPIQTCWPGDAGPLVTWPLVITKGPHKERQNLGIYRMQLIAKNKLIMRWLSHRGGALDFKEWQTQHPGENFPVSVALGADPATILGAVTPVPDTLSEYAFAGLLRGSKTDVANSIGNQLQVPASAEFVLEGYIAPNEMADEGPFGDHTGYYNEVERFPIFTVERITHRKNPIYHSTYTGRPPDEPAILGVALNEVFVPLLKKQFPEIVDFYLPPEGCSYRMAVVTMKKQYPGHAKRVMLGVWSFLRQFMYTKFVIVTDDDVNARNWEDVIWALTTRVDPSRDTTLIDNTPIDYLDFASPVSGLGSKMGIDATNKWPGETTRAWGSPIAMDEAVKTKIDEIWDHLGIDA, from the coding sequence GTGTTTAAAGACTTACGGGATTTCATAGCGCTGCTCGAAAAAAAAGGCCAACTAAAACGCATTCAGCACCCTGTAAGCGCGTCCCTAGAAATTACTGAAATTTGCGACCGTACGTTGCGCGCAGGTGGGCCAGCGTTGCTGTTTGAAAATGTTGTGGGTTCGGATATCCCATTATTGGGTAATTTATTTGGTACTGCAGAACGCGTTGCTTTAGGAATGGGTCAGGAAACCGTAGGCGCGCTGCGCGAAGTGGGAGAATTGTTAGCCTTTTTAAAAGAGCCGGAACCCCCCACGGGTATGAAAGACGCCTGGGAAAAACTGCCTATTTTCAAACAGGTTTTAAACATGTCACCCAAGCTGGTGAGCAAGGCGCCTTGCCAGGAGCTTGTGCTTGAGGGTGATGCGGTCGATTTAAACAAACTACCCATTCAGACTTGCTGGCCGGGCGACGCCGGGCCACTGGTTACCTGGCCGCTGGTAATCACCAAAGGCCCTCATAAAGAACGCCAGAACCTTGGCATATACCGCATGCAGCTTATCGCAAAAAACAAGTTAATTATGCGTTGGCTGAGCCACCGTGGCGGTGCGCTGGATTTTAAAGAATGGCAGACACAGCACCCCGGAGAAAATTTCCCCGTTTCGGTGGCATTGGGAGCTGATCCTGCAACCATACTCGGCGCGGTTACGCCGGTTCCCGACACGCTTAGCGAATATGCCTTCGCGGGTTTGTTACGTGGAAGTAAAACCGATGTCGCCAACAGTATCGGCAATCAATTGCAGGTGCCAGCATCGGCAGAGTTTGTATTGGAAGGCTACATCGCTCCGAATGAAATGGCCGATGAAGGCCCGTTTGGCGATCACACCGGTTATTACAATGAAGTCGAACGCTTCCCGATATTCACCGTAGAGCGTATCACCCATCGAAAAAACCCCATTTATCACAGTACCTACACTGGCAGACCACCGGATGAACCGGCGATTTTAGGCGTGGCCCTTAACGAAGTGTTTGTACCGCTTTTAAAAAAACAGTTTCCAGAAATCGTAGATTTTTATTTGCCCCCAGAAGGCTGCAGTTACCGCATGGCGGTCGTGACGATGAAAAAACAATATCCCGGACATGCAAAGCGCGTAATGCTGGGAGTATGGTCTTTTCTGCGGCAATTTATGTACACTAAGTTTGTGATCGTTACCGACGACGATGTCAATGCACGCAATTGGGAAGATGTTATCTGGGCGCTCACGACGCGCGTCGATCCCAGCCGTGATACGACATTAATCGACAACACGCCCATCGATTATTTGGATTTTGCCTCGCCAGTGTCGGGCTTGGGTTCCAAAATGGGTATTGACGCCACTAACAAATGGCCAGGCGAAACCACGCGAGCTTGGGGTTCGCCAATCGCTATGGATGAAGCGGTAAAAACTAAAATCGATGAAATTTGGGATCACTTGGGTATCGACGCCTGA
- a CDS encoding transcription termination factor Rho gives MNLTDLKTKPIEELIGIAKEMGMDSLARSRKQDVIFNILKRHARSGEDIYGDGVLEILQDGFGFLRSAGSSYLAGPDDIYVSPSQIRRFNLRTGDTIAGKIRPPKEGERYFALLKVNEINFDKPENSRNKILFENLTPLFPNDRLVLETGNGSSEDLTGRIIDLISPIGKGQRGLIVAPPKAGKTIMMQNVAQAITRNNPECHLIVLLIDERPEEVTEMQRSVRGEVVASTFDEPPSRHVQVAEMVIERAKRLVEHKKDVVILLDSITRLARAYNTVIPSSGKVLTGGVDAHALERPKRFFGAARNIEEGGSLSIVATALIDTGSKMDEVIYEEFKGTGNLELHLDRKVAEKRVYPAINIRRSGTRREDLLMKEEELSRVWILRKLLHDMEDIAATEFLVDRLKGFKTNDQFFLSMKSK, from the coding sequence ATGAATCTCACCGATCTGAAAACAAAACCCATAGAAGAACTCATTGGCATCGCCAAAGAAATGGGCATGGATAGTCTTGCCCGCTCCCGTAAACAGGATGTGATTTTTAATATTCTCAAACGCCACGCACGCAGCGGTGAAGATATCTACGGCGATGGCGTACTGGAGATTTTGCAAGATGGCTTTGGCTTTCTGCGTTCTGCCGGTTCCAGTTATCTGGCAGGCCCTGACGATATTTATGTTTCTCCCAGCCAAATTCGACGTTTTAACTTGCGTACCGGCGACACTATTGCTGGTAAAATTCGCCCACCGAAAGAAGGTGAACGCTATTTCGCCTTATTAAAAGTTAACGAGATTAACTTCGACAAGCCCGAAAATTCCCGCAATAAAATTCTTTTCGAAAACCTCACGCCATTATTTCCCAACGACCGCTTGGTCTTGGAAACTGGCAATGGTTCTTCAGAAGACCTTACCGGGCGCATCATTGATTTAATTTCCCCCATCGGCAAAGGCCAGCGCGGCCTGATTGTGGCACCGCCCAAAGCCGGCAAAACCATTATGATGCAGAATGTTGCACAGGCCATAACGCGCAACAATCCGGAATGCCATCTCATCGTATTGCTTATCGACGAACGACCTGAAGAAGTAACCGAAATGCAGCGCTCGGTGCGCGGTGAAGTGGTCGCCTCCACCTTTGACGAACCACCCTCGCGGCATGTACAGGTTGCCGAGATGGTTATCGAACGCGCCAAGCGTTTGGTGGAGCATAAGAAAGATGTGGTTATCCTACTTGACTCCATTACCCGTTTAGCCCGTGCCTATAACACCGTGATTCCTTCATCCGGTAAAGTACTTACCGGTGGTGTTGACGCCCACGCATTGGAAAGACCTAAGCGTTTCTTCGGTGCCGCACGTAATATTGAAGAAGGCGGTAGCCTCTCGATTGTTGCCACTGCACTGATCGATACCGGCTCCAAAATGGATGAAGTCATTTACGAAGAGTTTAAAGGCACCGGTAATCTGGAATTACACCTCGATCGTAAAGTGGCCGAAAAACGCGTGTACCCGGCCATTAACATCCGTCGCTCTGGCACGCGTCGTGAAGATCTGTTAATGAAAGAGGAAGAACTCTCGCGCGTTTGGATTCTTCGCAAACTGTTGCACGATATGGAAGACATTGCCGCAACAGAATTTTTGGTGGATCGCCTGAAAGGTTTTAAAACCAACGATCAGTTTTTCCTTTCGATGAAATCGAAATAA
- a CDS encoding thioredoxin, giving the protein MSEAIVHTSDASFEQDVLTADGPVLVDFWAAWCGPCKMIAPVLDELSKEYDGKIKICKMDVDANKETPAKFNIRGIPTLIIFKNGSAEGTKVGALSKAQLKEFIDANL; this is encoded by the coding sequence ATGAGTGAAGCGATCGTTCACACAAGCGATGCAAGCTTTGAACAAGACGTATTGACTGCTGACGGCCCTGTGCTGGTGGATTTCTGGGCTGCCTGGTGTGGACCCTGCAAAATGATCGCCCCGGTTCTGGATGAGCTTTCGAAAGAATACGACGGCAAAATCAAAATTTGCAAAATGGACGTCGACGCCAATAAGGAAACCCCGGCAAAGTTCAACATTCGCGGTATTCCGACACTGATCATTTTCAAAAATGGCAGTGCTGAAGGCACTAAAGTGGGTGCCTTGTCGAAAGCTCAATTGAAAGAATTTATCGACGCCAACCTGTGA
- a CDS encoding polyphosphate kinase, translating to MPDLELVEDSVSDAAETLNLENPAYYINRELSHLAFNQRVLAQALDDQHPLLERLKFLLIFSSNLDEFFEIRVAGLMQSIKFERETTGPDGMHPTEVLREISLICHETVELQYQTLNDVLIPALAEQSIRFIRRRKWTTAQAAWVEQFIDREVLPIVSPIGIDPAHPFPRLVNKSLNFIVELEGKDAFGRDLNYAIVPAPRTLPRVIKLPDGLGEPGHNFIFLSSMIHAHAEKMFPGMEVKGCYQFRITRNADLDVDMEGIADLARALRGELHSRRFGTAVRLEVADNCPEELTTFLLREAGLTEQQLYRVNGPVNLKRLMKVPSQVGRPDLLYPPFTPSMPKGLTRKDVIFDAVTRKDYLLQHPFESFSPVIQFLRQAAKDPHVVAIKQTLYRSGGLKSSIVDALIDAARNGKEVTAVVELRARFDEEENLELASRLQEAGAVVVYGVVGYKTHSKMILVVRRENGELKRYVHLGTGNYHSGNARLYTDYSLLTADPVLCEDVHRVFQQLTGMGKAERMDKLLHAPFTLKRQLLRLIDGEVKAHKDGKEAHIIMKCNGLTEPKVIQALYKASQAGVKIDLIIRGMCCLRPGLEGVSDNITVRSIVGRFLEHTRVYYFANSDARVFCASADLMERNLNHRVETCFPVESPEHSERIIRELKLYLNDCLRSWQLSNNGEYQHNRCNIDEPVIGAQEELLQTLSN from the coding sequence ATGCCCGATCTTGAACTCGTGGAAGACTCCGTCAGCGATGCAGCTGAAACGCTCAACCTGGAAAATCCTGCCTATTACATCAATCGCGAATTATCGCACCTGGCGTTTAACCAGCGGGTACTCGCCCAGGCACTCGATGACCAACACCCCTTACTGGAACGGCTTAAATTCCTGCTGATTTTCAGCTCTAATCTCGACGAATTCTTCGAGATACGCGTCGCCGGGTTGATGCAGAGCATCAAGTTCGAGCGAGAAACCACCGGTCCCGACGGCATGCATCCCACAGAGGTACTGCGCGAAATTTCCCTCATCTGCCATGAAACCGTGGAATTGCAGTATCAAACCCTAAACGACGTTTTGATTCCTGCATTAGCCGAACAGAGCATTCGCTTTATCCGGCGGCGCAAGTGGACCACGGCACAGGCTGCCTGGGTCGAGCAGTTTATCGATAGAGAAGTCTTGCCCATCGTAAGCCCAATCGGCATCGATCCAGCGCACCCCTTCCCGCGGCTGGTGAACAAAAGCTTGAATTTTATTGTGGAACTCGAGGGTAAAGATGCTTTCGGTCGCGATTTAAACTACGCCATTGTGCCTGCGCCACGCACCTTGCCGCGGGTTATTAAATTGCCCGACGGGCTCGGCGAACCTGGCCATAACTTTATCTTTCTGTCGTCGATGATCCACGCTCATGCTGAGAAAATGTTTCCCGGCATGGAAGTCAAAGGTTGCTATCAGTTCCGCATCACCCGCAACGCTGACCTGGACGTTGACATGGAGGGCATCGCCGACCTGGCACGGGCGCTGCGCGGAGAACTGCATTCGCGACGTTTTGGTACTGCAGTAAGGTTGGAAGTTGCCGATAACTGCCCCGAAGAACTCACCACCTTTCTTCTACGCGAAGCCGGCCTCACCGAACAACAGTTGTACCGCGTCAATGGCCCGGTAAACCTCAAGCGCCTGATGAAAGTGCCTTCTCAGGTAGGGCGGCCCGACCTGCTATACCCGCCATTCACACCGTCTATGCCTAAGGGGCTAACCCGAAAAGATGTGATTTTCGATGCCGTAACCCGTAAAGATTACTTGTTACAACACCCCTTCGAATCGTTTTCGCCGGTCATTCAGTTTCTGCGACAGGCTGCTAAAGACCCCCACGTGGTCGCTATCAAGCAAACTTTGTATCGTTCTGGCGGCCTGAAATCTTCAATTGTTGATGCCCTAATCGACGCTGCGCGCAATGGCAAGGAAGTAACCGCCGTCGTGGAATTGCGGGCGCGTTTCGACGAAGAAGAGAATCTCGAGCTGGCGAGCCGGCTTCAGGAAGCGGGCGCTGTAGTGGTATACGGCGTGGTAGGCTACAAAACTCATTCGAAAATGATTCTTGTGGTGCGCCGTGAAAATGGCGAACTCAAACGCTACGTCCACTTGGGAACCGGCAACTACCACAGCGGCAATGCCCGTCTGTATACCGATTATTCACTACTCACAGCCGACCCGGTGTTATGTGAAGACGTGCACCGCGTATTTCAGCAGCTTACAGGTATGGGCAAAGCCGAGCGCATGGATAAACTACTGCACGCGCCTTTCACTCTGAAGCGCCAACTCCTGCGCCTAATTGATGGCGAAGTAAAAGCTCACAAAGACGGCAAAGAAGCGCACATCATAATGAAGTGCAACGGCCTCACCGAACCCAAAGTGATTCAGGCGCTCTACAAAGCCTCTCAGGCTGGCGTTAAAATCGACTTAATAATTCGCGGGATGTGCTGTTTGCGGCCAGGGCTAGAAGGCGTTTCAGACAACATCACGGTGCGCTCTATTGTGGGCCGTTTCCTAGAGCACACCCGAGTTTATTACTTCGCCAACAGCGACGCACGGGTGTTCTGCGCCAGTGCCGACCTTATGGAGCGCAATCTTAATCACCGAGTGGAAACCTGCTTTCCAGTAGAATCCCCCGAGCATTCCGAGCGCATCATTCGAGAGTTAAAACTGTATCTGAATGACTGTCTGCGCAGCTGGCAACTGAGCAATAACGGCGAATATCAACACAATCGCTGTAATATCGACGAGCCAGTGATTGGTGCGCAAGAGGAACTGCTGCAAACCTTGTCAAACTAA
- a CDS encoding signal transduction histidine kinase gives MLNPAQAYRNLSIARKVVVMVVALGSLLTCAVIIERLLIGHKFTNEIELQLDNAAAELTPWLAKTLARGDMANAQKQLQSTQQRHPNLAFRLDMLATNQNMPIFDELARLQPHGMQRSFQKRYTLATTHNTFVLSIKGIGEFFNAEFSHHLLYNLLIEGLLVIFMAGLILLVLQQLVFRHLRDIATQAAQMTIENISRPLTLQRTRLPGQRDDELDTVVHALEKMRQTIRADIKQQTQIEEALLAAKEEKIESRRLIERVKAANQAKSQFIATMSHEIRTPMNGVIGMIEMLRDTPLNDSQKHYLDVIFRSGESLLNIINDILDYSKIEAGKMNLESVDFDLNELLNDCVQLFSATTHKRNIEFLCSITPETPTQLRGDPTRLRQILVNLIGNAFKFTSTGHVMVLVKQTQDRPSEHPVLHFSVDDSGIGIDKQTQRNLFQAFNQADSSTTRRFGGTGLGLAICKQLAELMGGTIGVESEHGKGSTFWFTIRFDLPSDKQRQAPSSSLALSGKRILAIHNSPILVTAFKEHCSGSNMVCHYITSGTEALKRLGNQTPEQHYDFIFLDQTVAGEDGFAIARSIREIPDYYETPILMLTHERTTKFTMEQLTPITSVIPRPLTIHALKSTLLAQSTGVILNELISMDSKALAPKQKLNVLVAEDNAVNRMVIEGLLSKMDIEPIFAEDGLEALEAFQKATPRFDLVFMDCEMPVMDGFVSTEKIREHERNRAMTPMPIIALTAHVEAEHRQRVFNCGMNYYLTKPVTMDKLREALVSVGVMKD, from the coding sequence ATGCTGAACCCAGCCCAAGCCTATCGCAACTTAAGCATCGCGCGTAAAGTCGTGGTCATGGTTGTCGCCCTCGGCTCATTACTGACCTGTGCGGTGATTATTGAGCGTTTGCTGATCGGGCACAAATTTACCAATGAAATAGAACTGCAACTCGATAATGCCGCCGCTGAACTTACCCCCTGGCTGGCAAAAACCCTGGCGCGTGGAGACATGGCTAACGCGCAAAAACAACTTCAATCAACGCAACAGCGGCACCCCAATCTCGCCTTCCGACTCGACATGCTCGCAACCAATCAGAACATGCCGATTTTTGACGAGTTGGCGCGACTGCAACCGCACGGCATGCAGCGTTCTTTTCAAAAGCGCTACACGCTGGCCACCACACACAATACCTTTGTGCTCTCCATTAAGGGCATAGGAGAATTCTTCAACGCCGAATTTAGCCATCACTTGTTGTACAACCTGCTTATTGAAGGTCTGTTGGTGATTTTCATGGCCGGCTTAATTCTATTGGTGTTGCAACAACTGGTTTTCCGCCATCTGCGCGATATTGCCACACAAGCCGCACAAATGACGATTGAGAATATCAGTCGGCCGCTGACACTGCAGCGTACCCGTTTACCAGGGCAGCGCGATGACGAACTCGATACAGTAGTGCACGCACTGGAAAAAATGCGCCAGACGATTCGCGCCGATATAAAACAGCAAACGCAAATCGAAGAAGCACTCTTGGCGGCCAAGGAAGAAAAAATTGAAAGCCGCCGTTTGATCGAGCGGGTAAAAGCGGCAAACCAAGCCAAGAGCCAGTTTATTGCCACCATGAGCCACGAGATTCGAACGCCGATGAATGGCGTGATCGGCATGATCGAAATGCTGCGCGATACGCCGCTCAACGACAGCCAGAAACATTACCTAGATGTGATTTTCCGGTCTGGCGAGTCGCTGTTAAATATTATTAATGACATTCTTGATTATTCGAAGATCGAAGCCGGCAAAATGAACCTGGAAAGCGTCGACTTCGATCTCAATGAACTGCTTAACGACTGTGTACAATTGTTTAGTGCTACAACCCACAAGCGCAACATCGAATTCCTGTGCAGTATCACCCCCGAGACCCCCACCCAGCTGCGTGGCGACCCCACTCGATTGCGCCAGATTCTGGTGAATTTAATCGGTAACGCATTTAAATTTACTTCGACCGGGCACGTTATGGTGCTGGTAAAACAAACCCAGGATCGTCCCTCTGAACACCCGGTGCTGCATTTTTCAGTGGACGACAGCGGTATTGGTATCGATAAGCAAACCCAGCGCAACCTGTTTCAGGCGTTTAATCAAGCAGACAGCAGTACCACGCGGCGCTTCGGCGGCACAGGGCTGGGTTTGGCCATTTGTAAACAGCTGGCAGAACTCATGGGCGGCACCATAGGCGTTGAAAGTGAACATGGTAAGGGTTCCACTTTTTGGTTCACCATCCGCTTTGATTTGCCATCCGACAAACAGCGCCAGGCGCCCAGTTCGAGCTTAGCACTCTCAGGGAAACGCATTCTGGCGATTCACAATTCACCCATTTTAGTTACCGCGTTTAAAGAACATTGCTCGGGTTCGAATATGGTGTGTCACTATATCACCAGCGGCACCGAAGCCTTGAAACGCCTCGGCAACCAAACGCCGGAGCAACACTACGATTTTATATTTCTCGATCAAACGGTTGCCGGGGAAGATGGTTTCGCCATTGCCCGCAGCATTCGCGAAATTCCCGACTATTACGAAACGCCGATTTTAATGCTCACTCACGAGCGCACCACAAAATTTACCATGGAGCAGCTCACCCCCATTACGAGCGTTATTCCCAGGCCGCTTACCATTCACGCCCTTAAAAGCACGCTGCTCGCGCAATCCACCGGTGTCATTCTCAATGAACTGATTTCGATGGATAGCAAAGCCCTGGCGCCAAAGCAGAAACTGAATGTGCTGGTGGCCGAAGACAATGCGGTGAATCGCATGGTCATCGAAGGCCTGTTGAGCAAAATGGATATAGAACCTATTTTTGCTGAAGACGGGCTGGAAGCGCTCGAAGCCTTCCAAAAGGCAACTCCCCGTTTCGACCTGGTATTTATGGATTGTGAAATGCCCGTAATGGACGGCTTCGTGTCCACCGAAAAAATACGCGAACACGAACGCAATCGCGCCATGACCCCAATGCCAATCATCGCGCTAACCGCACATGTTGAGGCGGAACACCGCCAACGGGTGTTCAACTGCGGTATGAATTACTACCTCACCAAACCCGTTACCATGGACAAACTGCGCGAAGCATTGGTGTCTGTGGGCGTCATGAAAGATTAA
- a CDS encoding oxygen-independent coproporphyrinogen-3 oxidase: protein MNVDPTNIARGLILPPLSLYIHIPWCVRKCPYCDFNSHGVSGTLPVAEYIASLIADCKQDAHYAQGRDIQSIFFGGGTPSLLSGQDIGNILRGIGEHFSLAKNCEITLETNPGTAEYSNFEGYLAAGVNRLSLGAQSFNESQLNTLGRIHAPQDTSRAYGLARAAGFNNINLDLMFALPQQSCAEAMADLDEALALAPEHLSWYQLTIEPNTAFYSKPPRLPDDDTSWEIQQSGMKRLAKAGYQQYEVSAYSRPEREAKHNRNYWEFGDYLALGAGAHGKITLAEKREIVRYNKTRQPDHYLQALKNGRFTAHCESITQRNLPFEFMMNALRLNQGVPAALFQQRTGLALESVAPQLSQLKKLGLLLERPDTLAASDRGRQYLNSLLEAFLVE, encoded by the coding sequence ATGAATGTAGATCCCACAAACATCGCACGCGGGTTAATCCTTCCCCCGTTGTCACTGTATATTCACATCCCCTGGTGTGTTCGCAAATGCCCGTATTGTGATTTCAATTCCCATGGTGTTAGCGGTACGTTACCGGTTGCAGAATACATCGCCTCCCTGATCGCCGATTGTAAACAGGATGCGCATTACGCGCAGGGACGCGACATTCAATCCATTTTTTTTGGCGGTGGTACTCCCAGCCTGCTGTCAGGGCAGGATATCGGTAATATTTTGCGTGGTATTGGCGAACATTTCAGCCTCGCGAAGAATTGCGAAATCACGCTGGAAACTAACCCCGGCACCGCCGAATACAGCAATTTTGAGGGATACCTTGCTGCCGGAGTGAATCGCTTATCGCTGGGTGCACAGAGTTTTAATGAATCGCAACTCAACACCTTGGGGCGCATTCACGCGCCGCAAGATACCAGTCGCGCTTACGGGCTGGCGCGCGCCGCCGGGTTCAACAATATCAATCTCGACCTCATGTTTGCGCTGCCACAGCAAAGCTGCGCAGAAGCTATGGCAGACCTCGATGAAGCCTTGGCCCTGGCGCCAGAGCATCTGTCGTGGTACCAACTTACCATCGAACCCAACACCGCATTTTATAGTAAACCCCCACGTTTGCCGGATGACGACACCAGTTGGGAGATACAACAAAGCGGCATGAAACGTCTTGCTAAAGCAGGGTACCAGCAATACGAAGTAAGTGCTTACTCACGTCCTGAGCGAGAAGCAAAGCACAATCGCAATTATTGGGAGTTTGGAGACTACCTGGCGCTCGGCGCCGGCGCGCACGGTAAGATTACACTGGCGGAAAAGCGCGAAATTGTGCGTTACAACAAAACCCGACAACCCGACCATTATCTCCAGGCCCTGAAAAACGGTCGATTTACGGCACACTGCGAATCGATCACACAACGCAATTTGCCCTTTGAATTTATGATGAACGCCTTGCGGCTCAACCAAGGCGTGCCCGCAGCGCTCTTTCAACAGCGCACCGGCTTAGCTCTCGAAAGTGTGGCACCGCAATTGAGTCAACTTAAAAAGCTCGGCTTGCTCCTCGAGCGCCCCGACACACTTGCCGCAAGCGACCGGGGAAGGCAATATCTCAATTCGTTGCTGGAAGCGTTTCTCGTCGAATAA